From Methanofastidiosum sp., the proteins below share one genomic window:
- a CDS encoding TIGR00289 family protein, which yields MRMLSLFSGGKDSLYAIYLAIREGHEVVCLLSLESERDDSYMFHVPNISFTSFQAEAMGIPLVKKSVKGEKEKEVEELHNIIGEFVKKKEIDGVITGAIESNYQRERIQKIADHYGILHYAPLWNTDTKGYMESLIKNNFEVIIVSVSALGLDESFLGKVIDEKILEKLTILNKRYGVHIAGEGGEYETFVTDAPIFKKKLIVEKSRKIIEKINGVLVIESISLEDKS from the coding sequence ATGAGAATGTTATCCCTATTTTCGGGCGGAAAAGACTCTCTTTATGCCATATATCTTGCTATAAGAGAAGGTCACGAAGTTGTTTGTCTGCTCTCTTTAGAGTCAGAACGAGATGATTCATACATGTTTCATGTCCCCAATATCTCTTTTACTTCTTTTCAGGCCGAAGCTATGGGAATTCCTTTAGTTAAAAAATCAGTCAAAGGTGAAAAGGAAAAGGAAGTTGAAGAATTGCATAATATAATTGGTGAGTTTGTAAAAAAAAAAGAAATAGATGGTGTGATAACAGGTGCAATAGAGTCAAATTACCAGAGAGAAAGAATACAAAAAATTGCTGACCATTACGGAATACTTCACTATGCCCCCTTATGGAATACAGATACTAAAGGATATATGGAATCCTTAATCAAAAATAACTTTGAAGTCATTATAGTTTCAGTATCTGCCCTCGGCCTTGATGAATCTTTTCTTGGCAAAGTAATTGATGAAAAAATATTAGAGAAATTAACAATCTTAAATAAAAGATATGGGGTGCACATAGCTGGTGAGGGCGGCGAGTATGAAACTTTTGTAACAGACGCTCCGATATTCAAAAAGAAGCTTATTGTAGAAAAATCAAGAAAAATAATAGAAAAAATTAATGGCGTTCTAGTAATTGAGTCTATTAGTCTTGAAGACAAATCATAA